Proteins encoded by one window of Puntigrus tetrazona isolate hp1 chromosome 17, ASM1883169v1, whole genome shotgun sequence:
- the fam161b gene encoding protein FAM161B isoform X1: MDQMTMIAPTLDFSRSEEGDNVHVSESLLSCNEDRDKSELHLEALKAKRRQQLEKLDLRHQNGLEKRLLQNSLLASSTEWMLKSKIPLQSISNHDGQNKNRKHHSSQVFLHHLSSSGVEAQRTTGTNSLGTVTERQRKPLPQDSQKTKEMADLAECQKQFRVAPVPEHVSKPLYVDLVHEQERLRKEGREQRRDFLLTMQKPFGFHKREEKKRERLKEETASADKSEKTEPVCVRKPIPKAVSDPSFSEQLKEQEQQRRIRIHLRAQETLKASSAPIQRQEPDADRQTRSAQKSKSKMLGYLDQKLSFRPKTNAAVPDFDKLYQAFQQKAAEAAERRDVTHCKPFQLRTSTLQPHHRSPENLQKCRDKTNLKRSSSFGGLTSLSMDTLPTYITDAARKRSMAVRRSLELKDLKEQENARWMKQHRSKSQAMSRAVAMRAKAMDPHKSLKEVYQEKLKQNRQADLERMKDYQKELKEIKTRVTARPYLFEQVSQKSAKSNAERRYRDTLEQAGLDENFVRSKGEANKAMHVDSDSADEDRDGTESRTQESAGSGEDSATNEEEKEENVETKEEELC; encoded by the exons ATCGCTCCCACTTTAGATTTTTCTAGATCTGAAGAGGGAGACAATGTGCATGTTTCAGAAAGCCTGCTGTCCTGTAATGAGGATAGAGATAAGTCTGAGCTGCACTTGGAGGCTCTGAAGGCCAAACGCAGGCAGCAGCTGGAGAAACTAGATCTGCGTCACCAGAATGGCCTGGAGAAGAGGCTCCTGCAGAACTCCCTGCTCGCCTCGAGCACTGAATGGATGCTTAAATCCAAAATCCCTCTGCAGAGCATCAGCAACCATGATGGCCAAAACAAGAACCGCAAACACCACAG TTCACAGGTGTTTCTGCACCATTTGAGCTCAAGTGGAGTCGAGGCACAGAGAACTACCGGAACTAATTCTTTGGGGACagtgacagagagacagaggaagcCTCTCCCCCAGGATTCACAGAAAACCAAAGAGATGGCAGACCTGGCTGAGTGTCAGAAACAGTTTCGTGTCGCTCCTGTCCCCGAGCACGTCTCAAAGCCTCTTTATGTTGATCTCGTCCATGAACAAGAGCGCTTGAGGAAGGAAGGTCGTGAGCAGAGGAGAGATTTCCTCTTGACCATGCAGAAGCCCTTCGGGTTCCACAAGAGGGAGGAAAAGAAGCGAGAGAGGCTGAAGGAGGAGACGGCCTCTGCcgataaaagtgaaaaaacagaACCAGTTTGTGTGAGAAAACCTATACCGAAAGCGGTCTCGGACCCCAGCTTCTCTGAACAATTGAAAG AGCAGGAGCAGCAAAGGAGGATTCGCATTCATCTGAGGGCTCAGGAGACTCTGAAAGCCTCCTCAGCACCTATTCAAAGGCAGGAACCCGATGCAGATAGACAGACCCGAAGCGCCCAGAAGAGCAAAAGCAAGATGCTAGGTTACTTGGACCAGAAGCTGTCCTTCAGACCTAAAACTAACGCTGCCGTGCCAGACTTTGACAAGCTCTACCAGGCCTTTCAACAAAAGGCAGCGGAGGCAGCTGAGAGGAGAGATGTCACTCACTGTAAACCGTTCCAGCTGCGCACATCCACGTTACAGCCACACCACCGGAGCCCAGAAAACCTACAG AAATGTAGAGACAAGACGAACCTGAAGAGAAGCAGTTCATTTGGTGGCCTGACATCACTGTCTATGGACACTCTTCCAACTTACATAACAGATGCTGCCAGGAAAAGATCCATGGCTGTAAG GAGATCTCTGGAGCTGAAGGACCTCAAGGAGCAGGAGAATGCAAGGTGGATGAAGCAGCACAGAAGCAAGTCTCAAGCTATGAGCAGGGCAGTAGCAATGAGAGCCAAGGCAATGGACCCTCATAAAAGTCTTAAAGAGGTCTACCAAGAGAAACTCAAACAGAACCG GCAGGCCGATCTGGAGAGGATGAAAGATTATCAAAAAGAGCTGAAGGAGATCAAAACCCGAGTAACAGCTCGCCCTTATCTGTTCGAGCAGGTGTCGCAG AAAAGTGCCAAGAGTAATGCTGAACGCAGATACAGGGATACGTTGGAGCAAGCAGGTCTGGATGAAAACTTTGTGAGGTCAAAGGGAGAAGCAAATAAGGCCATGCATGTGGACAGTGATTCCGCGGATGAGGATCGTGACGGCACTGAAAGCCGAACCCAGGAGAG tgcaggAAGCGGGGAAGACAGTGCTACAAATGAGGAGGAAAAAGAAGAGAATGTGGAAACCAAAGAGGAAGAGTTGTGCTGA
- the fam161b gene encoding protein FAM161B isoform X2, translating to MLKSKIPLQSISNHDGQNKNRKHHSSQVFLHHLSSSGVEAQRTTGTNSLGTVTERQRKPLPQDSQKTKEMADLAECQKQFRVAPVPEHVSKPLYVDLVHEQERLRKEGREQRRDFLLTMQKPFGFHKREEKKRERLKEETASADKSEKTEPVCVRKPIPKAVSDPSFSEQLKEQEQQRRIRIHLRAQETLKASSAPIQRQEPDADRQTRSAQKSKSKMLGYLDQKLSFRPKTNAAVPDFDKLYQAFQQKAAEAAERRDVTHCKPFQLRTSTLQPHHRSPENLQKCRDKTNLKRSSSFGGLTSLSMDTLPTYITDAARKRSMAVRRSLELKDLKEQENARWMKQHRSKSQAMSRAVAMRAKAMDPHKSLKEVYQEKLKQNRQADLERMKDYQKELKEIKTRVTARPYLFEQVSQKSAKSNAERRYRDTLEQAGLDENFVRSKGEANKAMHVDSDSADEDRDGTESRTQESAGSGEDSATNEEEKEENVETKEEELC from the exons ATGCTTAAATCCAAAATCCCTCTGCAGAGCATCAGCAACCATGATGGCCAAAACAAGAACCGCAAACACCACAG TTCACAGGTGTTTCTGCACCATTTGAGCTCAAGTGGAGTCGAGGCACAGAGAACTACCGGAACTAATTCTTTGGGGACagtgacagagagacagaggaagcCTCTCCCCCAGGATTCACAGAAAACCAAAGAGATGGCAGACCTGGCTGAGTGTCAGAAACAGTTTCGTGTCGCTCCTGTCCCCGAGCACGTCTCAAAGCCTCTTTATGTTGATCTCGTCCATGAACAAGAGCGCTTGAGGAAGGAAGGTCGTGAGCAGAGGAGAGATTTCCTCTTGACCATGCAGAAGCCCTTCGGGTTCCACAAGAGGGAGGAAAAGAAGCGAGAGAGGCTGAAGGAGGAGACGGCCTCTGCcgataaaagtgaaaaaacagaACCAGTTTGTGTGAGAAAACCTATACCGAAAGCGGTCTCGGACCCCAGCTTCTCTGAACAATTGAAAG AGCAGGAGCAGCAAAGGAGGATTCGCATTCATCTGAGGGCTCAGGAGACTCTGAAAGCCTCCTCAGCACCTATTCAAAGGCAGGAACCCGATGCAGATAGACAGACCCGAAGCGCCCAGAAGAGCAAAAGCAAGATGCTAGGTTACTTGGACCAGAAGCTGTCCTTCAGACCTAAAACTAACGCTGCCGTGCCAGACTTTGACAAGCTCTACCAGGCCTTTCAACAAAAGGCAGCGGAGGCAGCTGAGAGGAGAGATGTCACTCACTGTAAACCGTTCCAGCTGCGCACATCCACGTTACAGCCACACCACCGGAGCCCAGAAAACCTACAG AAATGTAGAGACAAGACGAACCTGAAGAGAAGCAGTTCATTTGGTGGCCTGACATCACTGTCTATGGACACTCTTCCAACTTACATAACAGATGCTGCCAGGAAAAGATCCATGGCTGTAAG GAGATCTCTGGAGCTGAAGGACCTCAAGGAGCAGGAGAATGCAAGGTGGATGAAGCAGCACAGAAGCAAGTCTCAAGCTATGAGCAGGGCAGTAGCAATGAGAGCCAAGGCAATGGACCCTCATAAAAGTCTTAAAGAGGTCTACCAAGAGAAACTCAAACAGAACCG GCAGGCCGATCTGGAGAGGATGAAAGATTATCAAAAAGAGCTGAAGGAGATCAAAACCCGAGTAACAGCTCGCCCTTATCTGTTCGAGCAGGTGTCGCAG AAAAGTGCCAAGAGTAATGCTGAACGCAGATACAGGGATACGTTGGAGCAAGCAGGTCTGGATGAAAACTTTGTGAGGTCAAAGGGAGAAGCAAATAAGGCCATGCATGTGGACAGTGATTCCGCGGATGAGGATCGTGACGGCACTGAAAGCCGAACCCAGGAGAG tgcaggAAGCGGGGAAGACAGTGCTACAAATGAGGAGGAAAAAGAAGAGAATGTGGAAACCAAAGAGGAAGAGTTGTGCTGA
- the ngb gene encoding neuroglobin, producing the protein MEKLSEKDKGLIRDSWESLGKNKVPHGIVLFTRLFELDPALLTLFSYSTNCGDAPECLSSPEFLEHVTKVMLVIDAAVSHLDDLHTLEDFLLNLGRKHQAVGVKTQSFTLVGESLLYMLQCSLGPAYTTPLRQAWLNMYSIVVSAMTRGWAKNGEHKSN; encoded by the exons ATGGAGAAACTCTCTGAAAAAGATAAAGGTCTGATCCGGGACAGCTGGGAGAGTCTGGGGAAGAACAAGGTGCCACATGGAATTGTTTTGTTCACGAG GTTGTTTGAGCTGGATCCAGCGCTGCTTACTCTCTTCAGCTACAGCACAAACTGTGGGGATGCACCTGAATGTCTCTCCAGCCCAGAGTTCCTTGAACATGTCACCAAG GTAATGTTAGTGATTGACGCAGCTGTGAGCCATCTTGATGACCTTCATACATTGGAGGACTTCTTGTTGAACCTGGGCAGGAAGCACCAGGCAGTTGGGGTGAAGACTCAGTCCTTTACA TTGGTCGGAGAGTCCCTGCTATATATGCTTCAGTGCAGCCTGGGCCCAGCTTACACGACACCACTGCGCCAAGCTTGGCTCAATATGTACAGCATCGTGGTATCAGCTATGACCAGAGGCTGGGCCAAGAATGGCGAACATAAGTCCAACTGA